A region from the Sphingopyxis lindanitolerans genome encodes:
- a CDS encoding AtpZ/AtpI family protein gives MTENGSDPKHASEDSRLVSLEERLDRAEAAEAKRSGVKPPEADANYRLGNRVLAELLGGLLGGALIGWLIDRFADTSPWGLLGMLALGVVVAFRNIFRIANAASRGSGGSE, from the coding sequence ATGACGGAGAATGGCAGCGATCCGAAACACGCTTCGGAGGATTCGCGCCTGGTCTCGCTCGAAGAGCGATTGGACCGGGCCGAAGCCGCAGAAGCGAAACGGAGCGGGGTCAAGCCACCCGAAGCCGACGCCAATTACCGGCTCGGCAATCGGGTGCTGGCCGAATTGCTGGGCGGTCTGCTTGGCGGAGCGTTGATCGGATGGCTGATCGACCGCTTCGCCGACACGTCTCCCTGGGGATTGTTGGGGATGCTGGCCCTTGGGGTCGTCGTTGCCTTCAGGAACATCTTTCGGATCGCCAATGCGGCCTCGCGCGGCAGTGGCGGTTCGGAATAG
- a CDS encoding YdbL family protein — translation MMMMKQWKPAGWAMAAIAATATIGLAVPSAMAQRDPAYAAARSAGQIGEQPDGYLGFVSSPTPAVRDMVNDINIKRKAAYTSGAPAGSTVEQFAFVTGCNLIAKAKPGEKYKAPDGRWLTRDASPPVRDSRCP, via the coding sequence ATGATGATGATGAAACAGTGGAAACCCGCCGGATGGGCGATGGCCGCGATTGCGGCGACGGCGACGATCGGTCTGGCCGTCCCCTCCGCCATGGCGCAGCGCGATCCGGCCTATGCGGCCGCCCGTTCGGCGGGGCAGATCGGCGAGCAGCCCGACGGCTATCTGGGTTTCGTTTCGAGCCCGACACCGGCGGTGCGCGACATGGTCAACGACATCAATATCAAGCGCAAGGCGGCCTATACCAGCGGCGCGCCCGCGGGCAGCACGGTCGAACAATTCGCCTTCGTCACCGGCTGCAACCTGATCGCCAAGGCCAAGCCGGGCGAGAAATACAAGGCACCCGACGGCCGCTGGCTGACCCGCGACGCGAGCCCGCCGGTGCGCGATTCGCGCTGCCCGTAA
- a CDS encoding F0F1 ATP synthase subunit A has product MSAEAGKFDPMHQFTVEPIAKLFAIDGREVWLTTSAVWMAAAAIILWLFMLGGMKRQLVPGRWQMAVEGFTGFIASMMSTNIGSEGRKYTPYVFSLFMFILFCNILGMVPFALGGLHPLTVTSHFTITGVLAVLSFAIVLVVGFWRHGLHFFSLFVPQGTPWPMIPFIAPIEFVSFMVRPFSLGLRLFVAMTAGHVLLEVFANFIVQSSDAGVAIGLPVGLASLALMIGISALELLVAAIQAYVFALLTSLYINDAVNLH; this is encoded by the coding sequence GTGTCCGCTGAGGCCGGTAAATTCGACCCGATGCACCAGTTCACCGTCGAACCGATCGCGAAACTGTTCGCGATCGACGGACGGGAGGTGTGGCTGACCACCAGCGCCGTCTGGATGGCGGCCGCGGCGATCATCCTGTGGCTGTTCATGCTCGGCGGCATGAAGCGGCAGCTCGTGCCCGGGCGCTGGCAGATGGCGGTCGAGGGCTTCACCGGATTCATCGCGTCGATGATGTCGACGAACATCGGGTCCGAGGGGCGCAAATATACGCCCTATGTCTTTTCACTCTTCATGTTCATTCTGTTCTGTAACATCCTGGGAATGGTGCCTTTTGCGCTCGGCGGTCTGCACCCGCTGACGGTCACGAGCCACTTCACCATCACCGGCGTGCTCGCGGTCCTGTCGTTCGCGATCGTACTCGTCGTCGGCTTCTGGCGTCATGGCCTGCACTTCTTTTCGCTCTTCGTGCCGCAGGGCACCCCGTGGCCCATGATCCCGTTCATCGCGCCGATCGAGTTCGTGTCGTTCATGGTGCGGCCGTTCAGCCTCGGCCTGCGACTGTTCGTCGCGATGACCGCGGGGCATGTGCTGCTCGAGGTGTTTGCCAACTTCATCGTCCAAAGCTCGGACGCCGGCGTCGCGATCGGCCTGCCGGTCGGCCTGGCCAGCCTGGCGCTGATGATCGGCATCAGCGCGCTCGAACTGCTCGTCGCGGCGATCCAGGCCTATGTTTTCGCTCTGTTGACCTCGCTTTATATCAACGACGCGGTCAACCTTCACTAA
- a CDS encoding YnbE family lipoprotein produces MKNRKKEARRPGIGGRCMAVMAGAAMLGGCVQIATPDKPIEINLNINIKQEIVYKLDGDAKKLIEQNSGIF; encoded by the coding sequence ATGAAGAACAGGAAGAAGGAAGCAAGGAGACCGGGTATCGGCGGTCGGTGCATGGCGGTGATGGCCGGAGCGGCAATGCTTGGCGGCTGCGTCCAGATCGCGACCCCCGACAAGCCGATCGAGATCAACCTGAACATCAACATCAAGCAGGAAATCGTTTACAAGCTGGATGGGGATGCCAAGAAGCTCATTGAGCAGAATAGTGGCATATTCTGA
- a CDS encoding F0F1 ATP synthase subunit B: MVELILSEAAHGAEPAGALWSSPSWWVALAMTIFFAVLIWKKAPAAIGAMLDGKIAAIAKQLSEAERLRLDAESLKAEYEAKLARAAKEADEMRARAETEAEALVAKAKADATALIGRRKRMAEDRIAAAEAHALAEVRAAATKAATEAAAKLIADKHDAKADKTLVDQAIAAVAKG, translated from the coding sequence ATGGTTGAACTGATCCTGTCCGAAGCGGCGCACGGCGCCGAACCCGCGGGCGCGCTCTGGTCCTCGCCGAGCTGGTGGGTCGCGCTCGCGATGACGATCTTCTTCGCAGTGCTGATCTGGAAAAAGGCCCCCGCCGCGATCGGCGCGATGCTCGACGGCAAGATCGCCGCGATCGCGAAGCAGCTTAGCGAAGCCGAACGGCTTCGGCTCGACGCCGAATCGCTCAAGGCGGAATATGAGGCCAAGCTCGCCCGCGCGGCGAAAGAGGCCGACGAGATGCGCGCGCGCGCCGAAACCGAGGCCGAAGCGCTGGTCGCCAAGGCAAAGGCCGACGCCACCGCGCTGATCGGGCGCCGCAAGCGGATGGCCGAAGACCGCATTGCCGCGGCCGAAGCCCATGCCCTCGCCGAAGTCCGCGCCGCCGCCACCAAGGCGGCGACCGAGGCCGCGGCGAAGCTGATCGCCGACAAGCATGACGCCAAGGCCGACAAGACGCTGGTCGATCAGGCCATCGCGGCGGTCGCCAAGGGCTGA
- a CDS encoding YdbH domain-containing protein, producing the protein MTDADENPPLRLRRRTILFKKRWLTAGAVVALAGVLWLAREPIADRVIREQFDDRGIPARYTIDAIGFRNERLSNLVIGDPARPDLTAKTVEVSLGYGFSGPYVAGVRADGVRLYGRFVDGQISLGSLDKFRDPTDTTPFALPDLFAQLTDARARIETPWGDVGAALNGRGNLRRDFTGQLALVAPDLAAAGCAIDGATFYGAVRVRDVRPSLSGPLRAKTLACADGDVTAVSPQIALDLSLSENLRSWKGSADAALSRLAAGSVIADRLGVKAGFSGTADRTAIEIDADMARLRGNGFAAQSVNLDAKGTVGRQAPALTGRLAFARASGSEALRRSIVEGAKALDGTPLGPSAKRAAAALAHMLADAGGSTRFALAGEGQNARIELIAPEMASASGARFTGSPDSRITYIFGTPTPAVTMLGSWTFGGGDLPAGSLSLDRRADGAISGLARFEPYGAEGSRLALTPVRFSGNGGLLRFSTRAELSGPLAGGRVERLTVPLSGALSATGALALDGGCTRIGAERIAVSGFRLGRTGIDLCSRPGAPLLSAGAGGLRGTIRIPSLALRGASGSSPFAFDARGAEIDLASLRWAVALADVRLGEGDSVTRFAAGRITGRPAADGLAGDLIGASGKIGAVPLNLSEIAGRWRYAGGALSLDGGVLLTDAAAPARFAPLVSKEASLRFANGVIEANAGFSEREQGVHILDTVIRHRLGDGTGSADLTVKEIRFDDQFQPAMLTPLALGVVANVQGSVVGDGRIEWTADGVTSRGTFATANTDLAAAFGPVTGLTATLSFDDLIGLHSAPGQKASIKEINPGIPVTDGEIEYRLIGGNRVRIEGGRWPFAGGELRLHPATLDFAADQPRRLSFDVVGIDAAAFLQQFGFDNINATGKFDGTLPVEFDGLGGRIVGGRIDARSGGGTIAYVGELSNHNLGTIANFAFGALRSLKYDDLAILLNGDLDGEMVTDIRFGGVGQGEGATRNFLTSQIAKIPLVFNVKVTGPFRQLVTSAKGFYDPTVWVEQNLSKLIEEQEAATSGTSATVQPPESEPVR; encoded by the coding sequence ATGACTGACGCGGACGAGAACCCGCCGCTCAGGCTGCGCAGGCGGACGATCCTGTTCAAGAAGCGCTGGCTGACCGCGGGCGCGGTGGTCGCGCTCGCGGGCGTGCTGTGGCTGGCGCGCGAGCCGATCGCCGACCGGGTCATCCGCGAACAGTTCGACGACCGCGGTATCCCCGCCCGCTATACGATCGACGCGATCGGATTCCGAAACGAACGATTGTCGAACCTCGTCATCGGTGACCCCGCGCGCCCCGACCTGACCGCAAAGACGGTCGAAGTTTCGCTCGGCTATGGTTTTTCGGGGCCTTATGTCGCGGGCGTCCGTGCCGACGGCGTGCGGCTCTATGGCCGTTTCGTCGATGGCCAGATTTCGCTGGGCTCGCTCGACAAGTTTCGCGATCCGACCGACACGACACCCTTCGCCTTGCCCGACCTGTTCGCGCAGTTGACCGACGCGCGCGCACGCATCGAAACGCCGTGGGGCGATGTCGGCGCGGCGCTCAATGGGCGCGGCAATCTTCGCCGCGATTTCACCGGGCAACTCGCGCTCGTCGCGCCCGACCTCGCCGCGGCGGGATGCGCCATCGACGGCGCGACCTTCTATGGCGCCGTGCGCGTGCGCGACGTGCGCCCCAGCCTGTCGGGGCCCTTGCGCGCGAAGACGCTGGCTTGCGCCGACGGCGACGTCACGGCGGTGTCGCCGCAGATCGCGCTCGACCTGTCGCTGTCGGAGAATCTGCGAAGCTGGAAGGGCAGCGCCGATGCCGCCCTCTCCCGGCTGGCGGCGGGATCGGTGATCGCCGATCGGCTGGGCGTCAAAGCCGGTTTTTCCGGCACGGCCGACCGAACGGCGATCGAAATCGACGCCGACATGGCGCGGCTGCGCGGGAACGGCTTTGCCGCGCAAAGCGTCAACCTCGATGCCAAGGGCACGGTCGGACGCCAGGCACCGGCACTCACAGGCCGTCTCGCCTTCGCCCGCGCGAGCGGCAGTGAGGCGTTGCGGCGATCGATCGTCGAGGGCGCAAAAGCCCTCGACGGCACACCGCTCGGTCCGTCGGCGAAGCGCGCCGCCGCGGCGCTCGCCCATATGCTCGCCGACGCCGGTGGCAGCACGCGCTTCGCGCTGGCGGGCGAGGGGCAGAATGCACGAATCGAACTGATCGCACCCGAAATGGCGAGCGCCAGCGGCGCGCGTTTCACAGGCAGCCCGGATAGCCGCATCACCTATATCTTTGGAACGCCGACGCCAGCGGTAACAATGCTGGGAAGCTGGACGTTCGGCGGCGGCGATCTGCCCGCGGGCTCGCTGTCGCTTGACCGCCGGGCCGATGGAGCGATCAGCGGCCTCGCGCGCTTCGAGCCCTATGGCGCGGAAGGGTCGCGGCTCGCGCTCACCCCCGTCCGCTTTTCGGGCAACGGTGGCCTGCTGCGCTTTTCGACCCGCGCCGAACTGTCGGGACCGCTGGCGGGCGGGCGGGTCGAGCGGCTGACCGTGCCGCTGAGCGGCGCGCTGTCGGCGACCGGAGCCCTGGCGCTCGATGGCGGCTGCACGCGCATCGGCGCCGAGCGCATTGCTGTATCGGGCTTCCGGCTTGGCCGGACCGGCATCGACCTGTGCAGCCGCCCCGGGGCGCCGCTGCTGAGCGCCGGGGCGGGCGGCTTGCGCGGAACGATCCGCATTCCCTCGCTCGCGCTGCGCGGCGCCAGCGGATCGTCGCCCTTCGCTTTCGACGCGCGCGGCGCCGAGATCGACCTGGCGTCGCTGCGCTGGGCGGTGGCGCTTGCCGACGTCCGGCTCGGCGAAGGCGACAGTGTCACCCGCTTCGCCGCCGGTCGGATCACGGGCCGGCCCGCGGCAGACGGCCTGGCGGGCGATCTGATCGGCGCCAGCGGCAAGATCGGCGCGGTGCCGCTCAACCTCAGCGAGATTGCGGGCCGGTGGCGCTATGCGGGCGGCGCGCTATCGCTCGACGGTGGTGTGCTGCTGACCGATGCCGCCGCGCCCGCCCGCTTTGCGCCGCTGGTCAGCAAGGAGGCTAGCCTGCGCTTCGCGAACGGCGTGATCGAAGCAAACGCGGGGTTCAGCGAGCGCGAGCAGGGCGTCCATATTCTCGACACGGTGATCCGCCACCGGCTCGGCGACGGCACGGGCAGCGCCGACCTGACCGTCAAGGAAATCCGCTTCGACGATCAATTCCAGCCCGCCATGCTGACCCCGCTGGCGCTCGGCGTCGTCGCCAATGTCCAGGGATCGGTCGTCGGCGACGGGCGGATCGAGTGGACAGCCGACGGGGTCACCAGCCGCGGAACCTTTGCGACCGCGAACACCGACCTTGCGGCCGCTTTCGGCCCGGTCACGGGGCTGACCGCGACGCTGAGCTTCGACGATCTGATCGGCCTTCATTCTGCGCCGGGACAGAAAGCGTCGATAAAAGAGATAAATCCCGGCATTCCCGTTACCGATGGCGAGATCGAATATCGGCTGATCGGCGGCAACCGCGTTCGCATCGAGGGCGGGCGCTGGCCCTTTGCGGGCGGCGAATTGCGGCTGCACCCGGCGACGCTCGACTTCGCTGCCGACCAGCCGCGCCGGCTCAGCTTCGATGTCGTCGGGATCGACGCCGCCGCCTTTCTTCAGCAGTTCGGCTTCGACAATATCAATGCCACCGGCAAGTTCGACGGGACGCTGCCGGTCGAGTTCGACGGGCTAGGCGGCCGCATCGTCGGCGGGCGCATCGATGCCCGATCGGGCGGCGGCACGATCGCCTATGTCGGCGAATTGTCGAACCACAATCTCGGCACGATCGCCAATTTTGCCTTTGGCGCGCTGCGGTCGCTGAAATATGACGATCTGGCGATCCTGCTGAACGGCGACCTCGACGGCGAAATGGTGACCGATATCCGTTTTGGCGGCGTGGGGCAGGGCGAAGGCGCGACGCGCAATTTCCTGACCAGCCAGATCGCCAAGATCCCGCTGGTGTTCAACGTGAAGGTCACCGGACCCTTTCGGCAATTGGTGACGTCGGCCAAGGGCTTTTACGACCCGACGGTCTGGGTCGAGCAGAATTTGTCGAAACTGATAGAAGAGCAGGAAGCGGCGACATCAGGCACCTCCGCAACCGTTCAGCCCCCAGAAAGCGAGCCCGTGCGATGA
- a CDS encoding SDR family oxidoreductase: MDVRGKLALVTGGSDGIGREIALQLQGAGAEVIVTGRSADKLQAMAGLGFGTIAGDLSTPEGVDAVVNGVAGKPLALLVNNAGVGSDYDLDQPETLESAARCIRTNLDAPIALCTRLLAVLRAQPEAAIVNVTSGLAIAPRAGGSVYCATKAGLRSYTQAIRHLLKDSNVRVIEALPPVVETNMTAGRAGKKMSAHDCAAEIVHGIRTGKREVNAGMVKLLQFAHSLSPALARRIMIQY, encoded by the coding sequence ATGGATGTTCGCGGAAAGCTCGCGCTGGTAACCGGCGGCAGCGACGGGATCGGGCGCGAAATCGCGCTGCAATTGCAGGGCGCGGGCGCCGAGGTGATCGTCACGGGACGCTCGGCGGACAAGTTGCAGGCGATGGCGGGGCTCGGTTTCGGGACGATCGCGGGCGATCTTTCGACTCCGGAAGGCGTCGACGCGGTCGTGAACGGCGTCGCGGGCAAGCCGCTCGCGCTGCTCGTCAACAACGCCGGGGTCGGCAGCGACTATGATCTCGACCAGCCCGAGACGTTGGAGAGCGCCGCGCGCTGTATCCGGACCAATCTCGACGCGCCGATCGCGCTCTGCACGCGGCTGCTGGCGGTGCTGCGCGCGCAGCCCGAAGCGGCGATCGTCAATGTCACGTCGGGCCTTGCCATCGCGCCGCGCGCGGGCGGATCGGTCTATTGCGCCACCAAGGCGGGCTTGCGCAGCTACACCCAGGCGATCCGCCATCTCCTCAAGGACAGCAATGTCCGCGTCATCGAGGCGCTGCCGCCCGTCGTCGAAACCAACATGACCGCAGGCCGCGCGGGCAAGAAGATGAGCGCGCACGATTGCGCCGCCGAAATCGTCCACGGCATCCGCACCGGCAAGCGCGAGGTCAATGCGGGAATGGTCAAGCTGCTGCAATTTGCGCACAGCCTGTCCCCAGCCCTCGCCCGGCGGATTATGATCCAATATTGA
- a CDS encoding F0F1 ATP synthase subunit C: MDAQAATLIGAGLAAIGAGMAAIGVGNVFGSFLESALRNPAAADGQQGRLFIGFAAAELLGLLSFLIAILLYLKAA; encoded by the coding sequence ATGGACGCACAAGCAGCGACGCTCATCGGTGCCGGTCTCGCCGCGATCGGCGCCGGCATGGCCGCGATCGGCGTGGGCAATGTTTTCGGTAGCTTCCTGGAAAGCGCCCTGCGCAATCCGGCAGCCGCCGACGGCCAGCAGGGCCGCCTGTTCATCGGCTTCGCCGCCGCCGAACTTCTTGGCCTGCTGTCGTTCCTGATCGCCATCCTTCTCTATCTGAAGGCGGCCTGA
- the radC gene encoding RadC family protein produces MGDTPAPDHAGHRARLRARLLGESEGMADYELVEYLLALAIPRRDTKPLAKALLREFGSLAQLISADPDALRRVDGMGDTAVAALKIVQATSLRMLKGALHEKPLLSSWDALLDWLRADMAPTGIERVRVLYLNSRNMLIRDEVASEGSIDQSAIYVREVVKRALELGAAAIILVHNHPSGSAEPSRQDIAITRDIAEAAGRLGIVLHDHIIVGGSDYRSLRAMGLI; encoded by the coding sequence ATGGGGGACACACCGGCGCCAGATCATGCGGGACATCGCGCGCGGCTGCGAGCGCGACTGCTCGGCGAGTCCGAGGGGATGGCGGACTATGAACTGGTCGAATATCTGCTCGCGCTCGCGATCCCGCGCCGCGACACCAAACCGCTTGCCAAGGCGCTGCTCCGCGAATTCGGCTCGCTCGCGCAATTGATCAGCGCCGACCCCGATGCGCTGCGCCGCGTCGACGGCATGGGCGACACCGCGGTCGCAGCCCTGAAAATCGTCCAGGCGACCAGCCTGCGCATGCTGAAGGGCGCGCTTCACGAAAAGCCCCTCCTGTCGAGTTGGGACGCGCTGCTCGACTGGCTGCGCGCCGACATGGCGCCGACCGGCATCGAGCGCGTGCGCGTCCTCTATCTCAATTCGCGCAACATGCTGATCCGCGACGAAGTGGCGAGCGAAGGATCGATCGACCAATCGGCGATCTATGTCCGCGAGGTGGTCAAGCGCGCGCTCGAACTCGGCGCCGCGGCGATCATCCTCGTCCATAATCATCCGAGCGGAAGCGCCGAACCGAGTCGGCAGGACATCGCGATCACCCGCGACATCGCCGAGGCGGCGGGAAGGCTCGGCATCGTCCTGCACGACCATATCATCGTCGGCGGATCGGACTATCGCAGCCTGCGCGCAATGGGCCTCATCTGA
- a CDS encoding PaaI family thioesterase, translating into MDFTAMMPLAGTLGVTIHEGTKDRVAGKLPVRADICTAGNIVHGGAIMAFADCLGAVGAFLTLPEGATGTTTIESKTNFLGAGPVGSVLVGEATPVKIGKRLSVWQTRIRTEAGAEVALVTQTQMVLWPS; encoded by the coding sequence ATGGATTTCACCGCCATGATGCCGCTGGCTGGGACATTGGGAGTCACCATCCATGAAGGAACGAAGGATCGCGTCGCGGGCAAGCTGCCGGTGCGCGCTGACATCTGCACCGCGGGCAACATCGTCCATGGCGGCGCGATCATGGCGTTTGCCGATTGCCTTGGCGCGGTTGGCGCCTTTCTGACGCTGCCCGAGGGAGCCACCGGCACGACGACGATCGAGAGCAAGACCAATTTCCTCGGCGCCGGTCCGGTCGGATCGGTGCTGGTCGGAGAAGCGACCCCGGTGAAGATCGGCAAACGGCTGTCGGTGTGGCAGACGCGCATCCGCACCGAGGCGGGCGCCGAGGTCGCGCTGGTGACGCAGACGCAGATGGTGCTTTGGCCGTCCTGA
- a CDS encoding ATPase, whose amino-acid sequence MPQINQLAENWYLASQLFWLALIFGAVFVVVGLGMYPKIEATVDARDRKVADDLAAAKAAHASADDLEGQYRQQSDAARVAAQRAVQDAKDKAARDAEKRLAKVDVELSDKMTAAEADIAAARKSAMAEIESVAAEASADLVAKLSGVTVAAADAKAAVKAVLHG is encoded by the coding sequence ATGCCACAGATCAACCAGCTGGCGGAAAATTGGTATCTCGCCTCGCAGCTCTTCTGGCTCGCACTGATTTTTGGCGCGGTCTTCGTGGTGGTCGGTCTCGGCATGTATCCGAAGATCGAGGCCACGGTCGATGCGCGGGACCGCAAGGTTGCCGACGACCTCGCGGCCGCCAAGGCGGCGCATGCGTCGGCCGACGATCTGGAAGGCCAGTATCGCCAGCAGAGCGACGCCGCGCGCGTCGCGGCGCAGAGGGCGGTGCAGGACGCGAAGGACAAGGCCGCGCGTGACGCCGAAAAGCGTCTCGCCAAGGTCGATGTCGAGCTTTCCGACAAGATGACGGCCGCCGAGGCCGACATCGCGGCGGCGCGTAAATCGGCGATGGCTGAAATCGAGTCGGTTGCGGCCGAAGCCTCCGCCGATCTGGTCGCCAAGCTGTCGGGTGTGACGGTCGCGGCGGCGGATGCCAAGGCTGCGGTGAAGGCGGTGCTCCATGGTTGA
- the uvrC gene encoding excinuclease ABC subunit UvrC, whose amino-acid sequence MARPNAPDRFNEEKATYVVRGEGDGADKPDLDRGADVIRGIVRKLPGRPGVYRMLDARGDVLYVGKARALKNRVTNYTQVARLPQRLQRMVAQTRAMEIVTTTSEAEALLLEAQLIKRYRPPYNVLLRDDKSFPFILLRMDHDFPRVQKHRGARRAKGRYYGPFASAGAVHRTLNALQKTFLLRSCTDSFFANRSRPCLLYQIRRCSAPCVDRIGKEDYAALVSDAQDFLEGRSTAVQKRLGDAMTKSAEAMDYEQAAVLRDRLKALTFIQGSQSVHADGLGDADVFALAAKGGQLCVAGFFIRGGQNWGHRSFFPAHVAGVPEAEVMASFLMQFYEGVPPPKLILVDREPDECALLAEALGGAAGRKIEISVPQRGNRKRLLEQAVRNAGEELDRRLAESSSQAKLGRELTDLFDLDEAPQRIEIYDNSHIQGTNALGAMVVAGPEGWIKGAYRKFNIKRAETQPGDDFAMMREVFQRRFARAIEEDPERTKGEWPDLVLIDGGKGQVSAVSAVFAELGIDDLPYVGVAKGPDRNAGRETFYLPDGREFTLPPNNAVLFYIQRLRDEAHRFAIGAHRAKRAKAMGSSPLDEVPGIGPARKKALLMHFGTARAIRSASLQDLQMAPGVSAGVAQAVYDFYNPGG is encoded by the coding sequence ATGGCTCGCCCCAACGCCCCCGACAGATTCAACGAAGAAAAAGCCACCTATGTCGTTCGCGGCGAGGGCGATGGCGCCGACAAGCCCGATCTGGACCGCGGCGCCGACGTGATCCGCGGCATCGTGCGCAAATTGCCGGGGCGGCCCGGCGTCTATCGCATGCTCGATGCGCGCGGCGACGTGCTTTATGTGGGCAAGGCGCGCGCGCTCAAGAACCGCGTTACCAATTACACCCAGGTCGCGCGGCTGCCGCAGCGGCTCCAGCGCATGGTCGCGCAGACGCGCGCGATGGAGATCGTCACGACGACGAGCGAGGCCGAGGCGCTGCTGCTCGAAGCGCAACTCATCAAGCGCTATCGCCCGCCGTATAATGTCCTGCTGCGCGACGATAAAAGCTTCCCCTTCATCCTGCTGCGCATGGATCATGATTTTCCGCGGGTGCAGAAGCATCGCGGCGCGCGGCGTGCGAAGGGGCGCTATTATGGGCCGTTCGCGAGCGCTGGGGCGGTGCATCGCACGCTCAACGCCTTGCAGAAGACCTTTTTGCTGCGAAGCTGCACCGACAGTTTCTTCGCCAACCGCTCGCGTCCGTGCCTGCTCTACCAGATCCGCCGTTGCTCGGCGCCGTGCGTCGATCGCATCGGCAAGGAAGATTATGCGGCGCTGGTGAGCGATGCGCAGGATTTCCTCGAAGGCCGCTCGACCGCCGTCCAGAAGCGGCTTGGCGATGCGATGACGAAATCGGCTGAAGCGATGGATTATGAGCAGGCGGCGGTACTGCGTGACCGACTGAAGGCGCTGACCTTCATCCAGGGCAGCCAGTCGGTCCACGCCGACGGGCTCGGCGACGCCGACGTCTTCGCGCTTGCGGCAAAGGGCGGGCAGCTTTGCGTCGCGGGCTTCTTCATCCGCGGCGGGCAGAATTGGGGGCACCGCAGCTTTTTCCCCGCGCATGTCGCGGGGGTGCCCGAGGCGGAGGTGATGGCGAGCTTCCTCATGCAATTCTACGAAGGCGTGCCGCCGCCGAAGCTGATCCTCGTCGATCGCGAACCCGACGAATGCGCGCTGCTCGCCGAAGCGCTCGGCGGCGCGGCGGGCCGCAAGATCGAGATCAGCGTGCCGCAGCGCGGCAACCGCAAGCGCCTGCTCGAACAGGCTGTGCGCAACGCGGGCGAGGAACTCGATCGGCGGCTCGCCGAAAGCAGCAGCCAGGCGAAACTGGGGCGCGAACTGACCGACCTGTTCGACCTGGATGAGGCGCCGCAGCGCATCGAAATCTATGACAACAGCCACATCCAGGGCACCAACGCGCTCGGCGCGATGGTCGTCGCGGGACCGGAGGGCTGGATCAAGGGCGCGTATCGCAAATTCAACATCAAGCGCGCCGAGACGCAGCCGGGTGACGATTTCGCGATGATGCGCGAAGTGTTCCAGCGCCGCTTCGCGCGTGCGATCGAGGAAGACCCCGAGCGGACGAAGGGCGAATGGCCCGACCTTGTGCTGATCGACGGCGGCAAGGGGCAGGTGTCGGCGGTGTCGGCGGTGTTCGCCGAACTCGGCATCGACGATTTGCCCTATGTGGGGGTCGCCAAGGGCCCCGATCGCAACGCGGGGAGAGAGACCTTCTATCTGCCCGATGGCCGCGAATTCACCTTGCCGCCCAACAATGCGGTGCTGTTTTACATCCAGCGTCTGCGCGACGAGGCGCACCGCTTTGCAATCGGCGCGCATCGGGCGAAGCGCGCGAAGGCGATGGGATCGTCGCCGCTCGACGAAGTGCCGGGGATCGGCCCCGCGCGCAAGAAGGCGCTGCTGATGCATTTCGGAACGGCGCGCGCGATCAGGAGTGCGAGCTTGCAGGATTTGCAAATGGCGCCGGGGGTGAGCGCGGGCGTGGCGCAGGCGGTCTATGATTTCTACAATCCAGGGGGATGA